From the genome of Trichosurus vulpecula isolate mTriVul1 chromosome 6, mTriVul1.pri, whole genome shotgun sequence:
ATTCCACTGTTTATACTCCTAAAATCATGTTGACATGTATCTCTGAGAACAAGAGTATTTCCTTTGCTGGTTGTCTAGCTCAGTTCTTCTTCTCAGCTGGACTGGCATATAGTGAATGTTACCTGTTGGCCACCATGGCATATGACCGCTACATGGCTATCTCCAAGCCACTTCTCTACACTCAGGCTATGTCCCCAAGATTATCTTTCTATCTGGTAGCAGCTTCTTATACTGGAGGCTTCACTAGCTCCATCATCATTACAAGTGAAACGTTCACCTTGACTTTCTGTGGGGATAATGTTATTGATGACTTCTTTTGTGACTTGCCCCCCCTGGTGAAGCTGGCATGTGATGTGAAGGACAGTTACCAGGCTGTACTCTATTTCCTCCTGGCCACCAATGTCATCTGTCCCACTGTGCTCATCCTGGCCTCCTACCTCTTTATCATTGCTGCCGTTTTGCAGATTCGTTCTACCCAGGGCAGACTTAAAGCTTTCTCCACGTGTGGTTCTCACATGACAGCTGTGACCCTGT
Proteins encoded in this window:
- the LOC118855176 gene encoding olfactory receptor 1013-like gives rise to the protein MEKVNHTVTEFILVGFTTDPVMQLVLFVVFLLMYCITVVGNITLIMLICTDSRLYTAMYFFIGNLSFLDLWYSTVYTPKIMLTCISENKSISFAGCLAQFFFSAGLAYSECYLLATMAYDRYMAISKPLLYTQAMSPRLSFYLVAASYTGGFTSSIIITSETFTLTFCGDNVIDDFFCDLPPLVKLACDVKDSYQAVLYFLLATNVICPTVLILASYLFIIAAVLQIRSTQGRLKAFSTCGSHMTAVTLYYGSILFIYSRPSTSYSLERDKIVSVFCTVVMPMLNPMIYSFRNKDVKDALKKMQGRC